From Caballeronia insecticola, a single genomic window includes:
- a CDS encoding polysaccharide biosynthesis/export family protein translates to MAANSNVSGIFRLTSLAAAASFTVLFAGCGLAPGMHFESPPQLVETSNDQGEPATAQSIPITNIDLSLIRKMKAEQPSATSDPNASLYGKATPYKLGIGDVLQITVWDHPELVAALGQPQQQTRTSDAAPGFVVDADGNVQFPYVNRPLHVVGKTETQVQRELYNELSKVFVKPQVTVRVASFRASQVYIDGDVRTPGAQQINDIPMTLTEAIGRAGGFAATADQSRVTLIRDGVTYHINMAGMTAKGRSPSDIMLKPGDALRIDSRDENGVYVMGEVSKPATVIPMRNGKLTLSDAISQAGSFNAETSDPKQLYVIRNGKTDNPEVYHLDARSPVSMLLANGFQLQPNDVVYVDNNGLVRFSRVLNLLLPAINAGLTAAVLTK, encoded by the coding sequence ATGGCCGCCAATAGCAACGTGTCGGGCATCTTCCGCCTCACGAGCCTTGCTGCGGCTGCTTCCTTCACCGTACTGTTCGCCGGCTGCGGGCTCGCGCCGGGCATGCACTTCGAGTCGCCGCCGCAACTCGTGGAAACCTCCAACGATCAGGGCGAGCCTGCGACCGCGCAAAGCATTCCGATCACCAACATCGACCTCTCGCTCATTCGCAAGATGAAGGCCGAGCAGCCGTCGGCGACCAGCGATCCGAACGCGTCGCTGTACGGCAAGGCCACGCCTTACAAGCTCGGTATCGGCGACGTGCTGCAGATCACCGTGTGGGATCACCCCGAACTCGTCGCCGCGCTCGGCCAGCCGCAGCAGCAGACGCGTACCTCGGATGCCGCGCCCGGCTTCGTCGTGGATGCGGACGGCAACGTCCAGTTCCCGTATGTGAACCGTCCGCTGCATGTGGTCGGCAAGACCGAAACGCAGGTGCAGCGCGAGCTTTATAACGAGCTCTCGAAGGTTTTCGTGAAGCCGCAGGTGACGGTGCGCGTCGCATCGTTCCGCGCGTCGCAGGTGTATATCGACGGCGACGTGCGCACGCCCGGCGCACAGCAGATCAACGACATTCCGATGACGCTCACCGAAGCCATCGGCCGTGCGGGCGGGTTCGCAGCGACCGCGGATCAAAGCCGCGTCACGCTGATCCGCGATGGCGTCACGTATCACATCAACATGGCCGGCATGACGGCGAAGGGCCGCAGCCCGTCGGACATCATGCTCAAGCCGGGCGATGCGCTGCGTATCGATTCGCGCGACGAAAACGGCGTCTACGTGATGGGCGAAGTGAGCAAGCCCGCCACCGTGATCCCGATGCGCAACGGCAAGCTGACACTCTCGGACGCGATCTCGCAGGCCGGCAGCTTCAACGCCGAGACTTCGGATCCGAAGCAGTTGTACGTGATCCGCAACGGCAAGACGGACAACCCCGAGGTGTATCACCTCGACGCGCGTTCGCCGGTGTCGATGCTGCTCGCGAACGGCTTCCAGCTGCAACCGAACGATGTCGTGTACGTGGATAACAACGGACTCGTCCGCTTCTCGCGCGTGTTGAATCTGCTCTTGCCGGCGATCAACGCGGGCCTGACCGCGGCGGTTCTGACGAAGTAA
- a CDS encoding undecaprenyl-phosphate glucose phosphotransferase, whose product MRDLQGLLARLFDVVMIVGGAAVASQIRFEYIEAHAYSIAFVAFAAAFSLALFPGFGVYQSWRGRSKLQLACQVSLGWLVVQGCALALMFSLHRLDYVSRLWFAYWTAMSGGLMIAGRLVTHAVLAHMRHKGLNLHLVAIVGCGKHCDSMVRKIDRSTDSGFRASAAFNASPETMRLNTRVPVFEDYDAFVNYVRTQNVHEVWLALPLSQERMILRFVNEFRDDLVNVRFIPDVRSLALFESGMTDLLGVPAINLVASPLSASAMLQKELFDRVFALAAIIAVAPLLIGIALAIKLTSRGPVFFTQRRKGADGRVFTIYKFRSMRMHTEQAGVLQQATRNDPRVTRVGAFLRRTSLDELPQFFNVLRGDMSVVGPRPHALEHDDLYQKVVSGYIHRYRIKPGITGWAQVNGFRGETDRIEKMEGRVAHDLYYLGNWSFGLDMRIIAATIFKGLRHTNAY is encoded by the coding sequence ATGCGCGATTTACAGGGATTGCTGGCTCGTCTGTTCGACGTCGTGATGATCGTCGGGGGCGCGGCCGTGGCGTCGCAAATCAGGTTCGAGTACATCGAGGCCCACGCCTATTCGATCGCGTTCGTCGCGTTCGCGGCGGCGTTTTCCCTCGCGCTTTTCCCCGGCTTCGGCGTCTATCAGTCCTGGCGCGGCCGCAGCAAGCTGCAGCTCGCCTGTCAGGTCTCGCTTGGCTGGCTCGTCGTGCAGGGCTGCGCGCTTGCGCTGATGTTCTCCCTGCATCGCCTCGACTATGTGTCGCGCCTCTGGTTCGCCTACTGGACCGCCATGTCCGGCGGCCTCATGATCGCCGGACGCCTCGTCACGCACGCCGTGCTCGCGCATATGCGCCACAAGGGCCTGAATCTGCATCTGGTGGCGATCGTCGGTTGCGGCAAACATTGCGATTCGATGGTCCGCAAGATCGACCGCTCGACCGATTCCGGTTTTCGCGCGAGCGCCGCGTTCAATGCATCGCCCGAAACGATGCGCCTCAACACGCGCGTGCCGGTGTTCGAAGACTACGACGCCTTCGTGAACTACGTGCGCACGCAGAACGTGCACGAAGTGTGGCTCGCGCTGCCGCTGTCGCAGGAGCGCATGATCCTGCGCTTCGTGAACGAGTTCCGCGACGATCTCGTCAACGTGCGCTTCATTCCCGACGTGCGCAGCCTCGCGCTGTTCGAAAGCGGCATGACCGATCTGCTGGGCGTGCCCGCGATCAACCTCGTCGCCTCGCCGTTATCGGCCTCGGCGATGCTGCAGAAGGAGCTGTTCGACCGCGTGTTCGCGCTTGCCGCGATCATCGCCGTCGCGCCCTTGCTGATCGGCATTGCGCTCGCAATCAAGCTGACTTCTCGCGGCCCCGTGTTCTTCACGCAACGCCGCAAGGGCGCGGACGGCCGCGTCTTCACCATCTACAAGTTCCGCTCGATGCGCATGCACACGGAACAGGCCGGAGTGCTGCAACAGGCCACGCGCAACGACCCGCGCGTGACTCGTGTCGGAGCATTTCTGCGTCGTACCAGCCTCGATGAGCTGCCGCAGTTCTTCAACGTTCTGCGCGGCGACATGTCTGTCGTGGGCCCGCGTCCACACGCACTGGAGCATGACGACCTGTATCAGAAGGTCGTATCGGGGTACATCCATCGTTACCGGATCAAGCCAGGCATCACCGGCTGGGCCCAGGTCAACGGCTTTCGTGGAGAAACGGATCGGATCGAAAAGATGGAAGGACGCGTCGCTCACGATTTGTACTACCTGGGTAATTGGTCGTTCGGACTCGATATGAGAATCATCGCCGCGACGATCTTCAAGGGATTACGCCACACCAACGCTTACTGA
- a CDS encoding mannose-1-phosphate guanylyltransferase/mannose-6-phosphate isomerase, giving the protein MTNEARTEGRQLDGTESAQSEGVQAASCRRLVPVILAGGSGTRLWPMSREQFPKQLIGIVGRDSLLQATVARLKGFPGDFKVAAEPIIVCGEEHRFTTEEQTREAGVNARIIVEPARRDTAPALTLAALAAMKGGEDAIMVAMPADHSIADIPALHRAIAIAAEHAERGVIATLGIPPTRPDTGFGYIRLGEALEDGAHQIDRFVEKPAAELAAQYVAAGTYWWNSGIFVVRASVWLAALQKLNGEMHAACCAALADGHDDGKFFRPAAAQFGRAPSDSIDYAVMEHIGTTSRPCEGVVVPLVAGWSDLGSWDAVWDAMDKDDSGNVASGRVVFEGATSSYARSEGGRLVACVGTTNIIVVETDDAVLVADRSRVQDIKGLVARIREQHAPEADAHRKVRRPWGFYDSIEHGERFQVKRIVVSPGSKLSLQMHHHRAEHWIVVCGTALVTRGEEQFLLSENESTFIPLGVRHRLENPGKVPLEIIEVQSGSYLGEDDIVRFDDTYGRCS; this is encoded by the coding sequence ATGACGAACGAGGCACGCACGGAAGGTCGGCAGTTGGATGGAACGGAAAGCGCGCAATCGGAAGGTGTGCAGGCGGCGTCGTGCCGGCGGCTCGTGCCCGTCATTCTCGCGGGCGGCTCGGGCACGCGCCTGTGGCCGATGTCGCGCGAGCAGTTTCCGAAGCAGCTGATCGGCATCGTCGGCCGGGATTCGCTCCTGCAGGCAACCGTGGCGCGTCTGAAGGGCTTCCCAGGCGACTTCAAGGTGGCCGCCGAGCCGATCATCGTGTGCGGCGAGGAACATCGCTTCACGACCGAAGAGCAGACGCGGGAAGCGGGCGTCAACGCGCGCATCATCGTCGAGCCCGCACGCCGTGACACCGCGCCCGCGCTCACGCTCGCCGCGCTCGCCGCGATGAAGGGCGGCGAGGACGCGATCATGGTCGCGATGCCCGCCGATCACTCCATCGCCGATATTCCCGCGCTGCATCGCGCGATTGCGATTGCGGCGGAACACGCGGAACGCGGCGTGATCGCGACGCTCGGCATTCCGCCGACGCGCCCCGACACCGGCTTCGGCTACATCCGCCTGGGCGAGGCGCTGGAAGACGGCGCGCACCAGATCGACCGCTTCGTCGAAAAGCCGGCCGCCGAGCTTGCCGCGCAGTACGTCGCCGCCGGCACGTACTGGTGGAACAGCGGCATCTTCGTCGTGCGCGCGAGCGTGTGGCTCGCGGCCTTGCAGAAGCTCAACGGCGAGATGCACGCCGCGTGCTGCGCGGCGCTCGCCGACGGTCACGACGACGGCAAGTTCTTCCGTCCGGCCGCCGCGCAATTCGGCCGCGCGCCGTCCGATTCGATCGACTACGCGGTGATGGAGCACATCGGCACGACGAGCAGGCCGTGCGAAGGCGTGGTCGTGCCGCTGGTGGCTGGCTGGTCCGATCTCGGTTCGTGGGACGCCGTGTGGGACGCGATGGACAAGGACGACTCCGGCAACGTCGCGAGCGGCCGCGTGGTGTTCGAAGGCGCGACCTCGAGCTATGCGCGCTCCGAAGGCGGACGGCTCGTCGCGTGTGTGGGCACGACGAACATCATCGTCGTGGAGACGGACGACGCCGTGCTCGTCGCGGACCGTTCGCGCGTGCAGGACATCAAGGGACTGGTTGCGCGCATCCGCGAGCAGCACGCGCCCGAAGCCGACGCGCATCGCAAGGTGCGCCGTCCGTGGGGCTTCTATGACTCGATCGAGCACGGCGAGCGCTTCCAGGTGAAACGCATCGTGGTGTCGCCGGGTTCGAAGCTGTCGCTGCAAATGCATCACCACCGCGCGGAACACTGGATCGTCGTGTGCGGCACGGCGCTCGTCACGCGCGGCGAAGAGCAGTTCCTCCTGAGCGAAAACGAATCGACGTTCATTCCGCTCGGCGTGCGGCATCGCCTCGAAAATCCGGGCAAGGTGCCACTCGAAATCATCGAGGTGCAGTCGGGCAGCTATCTCGGCGAAGACGACATCGTGCGCTTCGACGACACCTACGGCCGCTGCTCTTAA
- a CDS encoding GlxA family transcriptional regulator translates to MPYANLEPAVMGWMPPATRASQTEVRRIAILLFDGFSLLGAGIVAEVFHMANELSSAKSRADCTYDVRFLSVEGGNVACSSSVRVWTDGLDARHYGGFDALFVAGGRGAEDAAKDDRIIEWVRRVQTKTTVVRAISEGRKVLDAAGIGQAQEAQARYGTAMIHLVREEQSGDAGDRYESMKGALLIVKRDLGIDVSRSVAERLMPGSAAKLVSILGDSGAASAGDKIRAAARWLQDNCERPISVVDAAQVAAMSERNFLRRFKIEMGITPSDYLLQARLAVTCALLTDSELPVDKIARRSGMGNGDRLAKIFRKRLLISPTEYRTQSRREANG, encoded by the coding sequence ATGCCTTACGCCAATCTCGAACCCGCAGTCATGGGTTGGATGCCCCCCGCGACGAGAGCCTCCCAGACCGAGGTCCGCCGCATCGCGATTTTGTTGTTCGACGGTTTTTCCCTGCTCGGGGCAGGGATCGTCGCGGAGGTCTTCCATATGGCGAACGAGCTGTCGTCGGCGAAGTCCCGTGCGGACTGCACCTACGACGTGCGCTTTCTCTCCGTCGAAGGCGGCAATGTTGCCTGCTCGTCGTCGGTGCGTGTATGGACCGACGGGCTCGATGCACGCCACTACGGCGGCTTCGACGCGCTCTTCGTCGCCGGCGGCCGCGGCGCGGAAGATGCCGCGAAGGACGACCGCATCATCGAATGGGTGCGCCGCGTGCAGACCAAGACCACGGTCGTGCGCGCCATCTCCGAGGGCCGCAAGGTGCTGGACGCGGCCGGTATCGGTCAGGCGCAGGAAGCGCAGGCGCGCTACGGCACGGCGATGATCCATCTCGTGCGCGAGGAGCAGTCGGGCGATGCGGGCGACCGCTACGAATCGATGAAGGGCGCGCTCTTGATCGTGAAGCGCGATCTCGGCATCGACGTGTCGCGCAGTGTCGCCGAACGCCTGATGCCCGGCTCTGCCGCGAAGCTCGTGTCGATTCTCGGCGACAGCGGCGCGGCCTCGGCCGGCGACAAGATCCGCGCGGCGGCGCGCTGGCTGCAGGACAACTGCGAACGGCCGATTTCCGTCGTCGATGCGGCGCAGGTGGCCGCCATGAGCGAACGCAATTTTCTGCGCCGCTTCAAGATCGAGATGGGCATCACGCCATCCGATTACCTGCTGCAGGCGCGTCTTGCCGTGACCTGCGCGCTTCTGACGGATTCGGAACTGCCGGTCGACAAGATCGCGCGCAGAAGCGGCATGGGCAACGGCGACCGGCTCGCCAAGATTTTCCGCAAGCGTCTCCTGATTTCTCCGACGGAATACCGGACGCAGAGCAGACGCGAAGCAAACGGCTGA
- a CDS encoding GDP-mannose mannosyl hydrolase, with amino-acid sequence MLSEADFLTVVRLTPLVSIDLIVTDGNRRILLGHRRNRPARGTWFVPGGRIAKNESLDAAFKRVVNSELGVAGMERSASRFFGVYEHHYDDNFAGTEDVGTHYIVLAYAMTLSGTVPIGRFDQHSEYQWLLPDELLARDDVHENTKAYFR; translated from the coding sequence ATGCTGAGCGAGGCGGATTTTCTGACGGTGGTGCGGCTCACGCCGCTCGTGTCGATCGATCTGATCGTCACCGACGGCAACCGGCGCATCCTGCTCGGTCACCGGCGTAACCGGCCGGCGCGCGGAACCTGGTTCGTGCCGGGCGGACGCATCGCTAAGAACGAATCGCTCGATGCCGCATTCAAGCGCGTCGTCAACAGCGAACTCGGCGTCGCGGGTATGGAGCGGTCCGCGTCGCGCTTCTTCGGCGTGTACGAACATCATTACGACGACAACTTCGCCGGTACAGAAGATGTCGGCACGCATTACATCGTGCTCGCCTATGCGATGACACTGAGCGGCACGGTGCCCATCGGCCGATTCGATCAGCACAGCGAATATCAATGGCTGCTGCCCGACGAGCTGCTCGCGCGCGACGACGTGCACGAGAACACCAAAGCCTACTTCCGATAA
- the galU gene encoding UTP--glucose-1-phosphate uridylyltransferase GalU: protein MLKVRKAVFPVAGLGTRFLPATKASPKEMLPVVDKPLIQYAVEEAMAAGITEMIFVTGRSKRAIEDHFDKSYEIEAELEARGKQKLLDLVRSIKPSHVNCIYVRQAEALGLGHAVLCAEKLVGSEPFAVVLADDLLDGEPPVLSQMVSVFDHYHSSVIGVEEIDRQDSRSYGVIEGKPWDDGLFKLSRVVEKPEPALAPSNFGVVGRYVLMPRVFDFLRKQKPGAGGEIQLTDAIAALLAQEQVLAFRYRGKRFDCGSKLGYLKATVEFALRHPEVRDDFERYLRAHFGAKEEAQAAQDVQEPPLELPEQTA from the coding sequence ATGCTAAAAGTACGCAAGGCGGTGTTCCCGGTCGCGGGTCTCGGCACGCGATTCCTTCCGGCGACCAAGGCAAGCCCGAAGGAGATGCTGCCGGTCGTGGACAAGCCGCTGATCCAATATGCGGTCGAAGAGGCGATGGCCGCGGGCATCACCGAGATGATCTTCGTCACCGGGCGCAGCAAGCGCGCGATCGAAGATCATTTCGACAAGTCCTACGAGATCGAAGCCGAGCTCGAAGCGCGCGGCAAACAGAAGCTGCTCGACCTCGTGCGCAGCATCAAGCCGAGCCATGTCAACTGCATCTACGTGCGGCAGGCCGAAGCGCTGGGTCTCGGACACGCCGTGCTGTGCGCGGAGAAGCTCGTCGGCAGCGAGCCGTTCGCCGTGGTGCTCGCCGACGATCTGCTCGATGGCGAGCCGCCCGTGCTCTCGCAGATGGTGAGCGTGTTCGATCACTACCATTCGTCCGTGATCGGCGTGGAGGAAATCGACCGGCAGGATTCGCGCTCGTATGGCGTGATCGAAGGCAAGCCGTGGGACGACGGTCTCTTCAAGCTCTCGCGTGTGGTGGAGAAGCCCGAACCGGCACTTGCGCCGTCGAACTTCGGCGTGGTCGGACGCTATGTGCTGATGCCGCGCGTCTTCGATTTCCTGCGCAAGCAAAAGCCCGGCGCGGGCGGCGAAATTCAGCTGACCGACGCGATTGCCGCGTTGCTCGCTCAAGAACAGGTGCTGGCGTTCCGTTATCGTGGGAAGCGCTTCGATTGCGGCAGCAAGCTGGGCTATCTGAAGGCGACGGTGGAATTCGCGCTGCGTCATCCCGAAGTGCGCGACGATTTCGAGCGCTATCTGCGCGCGCATTTTGGAGCGAAGGAAGAGGCACAAGCGGCGCAAGACGTGCAAGAGCCGCCGCTCGAGTTGCCCGAACAGACGGCATAA
- a CDS encoding GlxA family transcriptional regulator → MVYANGMGRLQVVRAVAPDTPPADVAGTARRIGILIFEDFSLVEVSSISEVFALANQVRLPADAGQRTEAPNYSLLFLSSEGGSVASSCSMRIWTESLETRWMNECDALFIAGGDGARRARHDVMLRKRLGRVAPKIPFIKAIGEGAQILAAANLSVQNRSLDFAEEPATPALFAAQASAHLPSHLPAVSNPLFIAEQTLTLDDPKGPIAAALSIVKRDYGAVVAREVSERSIPGAWQKLATVLDDTESGGVRQKIETAARWIRENYVRPISITDAARVAAMSERNFLRRFKAQIGLTPSEYLLRARLDASCMLLAATDLPVDKIARRCGAGSGDGLAKIFRKRLSISPTEYRMAGRRKQDDSS, encoded by the coding sequence ATGGTATATGCCAATGGGATGGGCCGGCTTCAGGTCGTGCGAGCAGTCGCGCCCGACACGCCGCCCGCCGACGTGGCCGGCACGGCAAGGCGGATCGGCATACTGATCTTCGAGGATTTTTCGCTCGTCGAAGTCAGTTCGATCTCCGAGGTCTTTGCACTCGCCAATCAGGTTCGTCTGCCCGCGGATGCTGGCCAACGCACTGAAGCGCCCAACTATTCGCTGCTATTTTTGTCGAGTGAAGGCGGCAGCGTGGCGAGCAGTTGCTCGATGCGCATCTGGACCGAAAGCCTGGAAACGCGCTGGATGAACGAGTGCGATGCGCTCTTCATCGCGGGCGGCGATGGCGCTCGGCGCGCGCGTCACGACGTGATGCTGCGAAAGCGTCTCGGGCGTGTGGCGCCGAAGATTCCGTTCATCAAGGCGATCGGCGAAGGCGCGCAGATTCTTGCCGCGGCGAATCTGAGCGTGCAGAACCGCTCGCTCGATTTCGCCGAGGAGCCCGCGACGCCCGCGCTGTTTGCGGCGCAAGCGTCGGCGCATCTGCCGAGTCATTTGCCGGCGGTATCGAACCCGCTGTTTATCGCCGAGCAGACTTTGACGCTCGACGATCCGAAGGGTCCGATCGCGGCGGCGCTGTCGATCGTCAAGCGCGATTACGGCGCGGTCGTGGCGCGCGAGGTGTCGGAGCGTTCGATTCCGGGCGCATGGCAAAAGCTCGCCACCGTGCTCGACGATACCGAGAGCGGCGGCGTGCGGCAGAAGATCGAGACGGCGGCGCGCTGGATTCGCGAAAACTACGTGCGGCCGATTTCGATCACGGATGCAGCACGCGTCGCCGCGATGAGCGAACGCAATTTCCTGCGCCGCTTCAAGGCGCAGATCGGGCTGACGCCATCGGAATATTTATTGCGTGCGAGACTCGATGCAAGCTGCATGCTGCTCGCCGCAACCGATCTGCCGGTGGACAAGATCGCGCGCCGTTGCGGTGCGGGCAGCGGCGACGGACTCGCGAAGATTTTTCGCAAGCGGCTGTCGATTTCGCCGACCGAGTACCGGATGGCGGGCCGCCGGAAGCAGGACGACAGTTCGTAA
- a CDS encoding phosphatase PAP2 family protein, with translation METRVLWTLSNLGDAALLLPLALVCALWLRSVDMRLAVRWAVLLTAGMGLVGLSKILYAGCGVEIPAIQFRMISGHTMLAASIYTVAGGLLFGGFGGGWYRLGALGGLALAAAIGASRIMQDAHTPAEVVAGWLLGAAIAALLLLRVFDKPRKMPRALVAGVGLLAVSSIAYGHHAPFQRMIEHYSWWLCQGLGL, from the coding sequence ATGGAAACACGGGTACTCTGGACACTTTCGAATCTCGGCGACGCGGCGCTCCTGCTGCCGCTCGCGCTCGTCTGCGCGCTGTGGCTGCGCTCGGTCGACATGCGGCTCGCCGTGCGCTGGGCCGTGCTGCTGACGGCGGGCATGGGCCTCGTCGGACTGTCGAAGATTCTGTACGCCGGCTGCGGCGTCGAAATTCCCGCCATCCAGTTCCGCATGATCAGCGGCCACACCATGCTCGCGGCGTCCATCTATACGGTGGCGGGTGGACTGCTGTTCGGCGGCTTCGGCGGCGGGTGGTACAGGCTGGGCGCGCTGGGCGGTCTCGCGCTCGCGGCGGCGATCGGTGCAAGCCGCATCATGCAGGACGCCCACACGCCCGCCGAAGTGGTCGCGGGCTGGCTGCTCGGCGCGGCCATCGCCGCTCTGCTGCTGCTGCGCGTCTTCGACAAGCCGCGCAAGATGCCGCGCGCGCTCGTCGCGGGCGTCGGGCTGCTCGCCGTCTCGTCCATCGCTTACGGCCATCACGCGCCGTTCCAGCGCATGATCGAGCACTATTCCTGGTGGCTCTGCCAGGGACTCGGACTCTGA
- a CDS encoding LysR family transcriptional regulator, with the protein MDRFLAMKVFARVVEAGSFSKAADALRLPPASVSRTLQALEAHLGARLINRTTRSISITEDGEAYYDRCVRVLGEVDDMEASLSHSKLSPKGNVKVSLPQVMAKNTIIPALPEFFAAYPDIGVELVLTDRQVDLVEEAVDCVVRVGAVGDVGLVAKRIGAYTQITCASPGYIEQHGEPKTLDELDQHLAVGYVLNKSGRVRNWEFVIDGETRVIAMKHKIAVNDGDSYIAAGVSGLGLIQSSSYTLDPLVKSGALREVLMEYPSYPRVVSVLYASNRHQPRRVRVFIDWVAELYARLPTFQGSGNGKPK; encoded by the coding sequence ATGGATCGCTTCCTTGCAATGAAAGTCTTCGCGCGGGTCGTCGAGGCGGGCAGTTTCTCCAAAGCCGCCGACGCCCTGCGCCTGCCTCCCGCCAGCGTCTCGCGCACGCTTCAGGCGCTCGAAGCCCATCTGGGCGCGCGTCTCATCAACCGCACGACGCGCAGCATCAGCATCACCGAGGACGGTGAGGCTTACTACGACCGCTGCGTGCGCGTGCTGGGCGAAGTGGACGACATGGAAGCATCGCTATCGCATTCGAAGCTGAGTCCGAAAGGCAACGTGAAAGTCAGCCTGCCGCAGGTGATGGCGAAAAATACGATCATCCCCGCGCTGCCCGAATTCTTCGCGGCGTATCCGGACATCGGCGTCGAGCTGGTGCTGACGGACCGGCAAGTGGATCTCGTCGAGGAAGCGGTCGATTGCGTCGTGCGCGTGGGCGCGGTCGGCGATGTCGGGCTGGTGGCCAAGCGCATCGGCGCGTATACGCAGATCACGTGCGCATCGCCGGGATATATCGAGCAGCACGGCGAGCCCAAGACACTCGATGAACTCGACCAGCATCTCGCCGTCGGCTATGTGCTCAACAAGTCGGGGCGCGTGCGCAATTGGGAATTTGTCATCGATGGCGAAACGCGCGTCATCGCGATGAAGCACAAGATCGCGGTCAACGACGGCGATTCGTATATCGCCGCCGGCGTTTCCGGACTCGGCCTGATCCAGAGTTCGAGCTACACGCTCGATCCGCTCGTGAAGAGCGGCGCGCTCAGGGAAGTGCTGATGGAGTACCCGTCGTATCCGCGCGTGGTGTCGGTGCTGTATGCGTCCAACCGGCATCAGCCGCGGCGCGTGCGCGTGTTCATCGACTGGGTCGCGGAACTCTACGCGCGGCTGCCGACGTTTCAGGGAAGCGGTAACGGCAAGCCGAAGTGA
- a CDS encoding glycosyltransferase family protein — translation MTTLDEVHALTHAGSLLSRDGEIVAPYDLEVAGVDAACGFVPLDHGIFNAGRAPFDAHYALAHRVHLVNAFGVTLGDSIIGLSALFAVKRRHPHLAFTVYRPARAPRYVQRLYELAAPLFGEIVDLPVPRASLPDDELKIDIGNQLFWPRFASMPMIDFFLWALGVAPESVAGADKRNRWLADLALPPQQPNAPYALLCPDASTPVRSIPASVRAHIVARLADETGLDVYGFGAVDHPRYRDITPLSTDTADFLMWIKHARCLVTADTAALHVAAGFDIPTTAFFTTIPAPLRARDYANCIAVDMDLPHLRGIHASARTADLDALERAYRAYDWRAMPLAHGTARTV, via the coding sequence ATGACGACGCTCGACGAAGTTCATGCGCTGACCCACGCGGGCTCGCTGTTGTCGCGCGACGGCGAGATCGTCGCGCCGTATGACCTTGAAGTCGCGGGCGTCGATGCCGCCTGCGGCTTTGTCCCGCTGGACCACGGCATCTTCAACGCGGGCCGCGCGCCCTTCGACGCCCACTACGCGCTCGCGCACCGCGTCCATCTCGTCAATGCCTTCGGCGTCACGCTCGGCGATTCGATCATCGGTTTGTCGGCGCTGTTTGCCGTGAAGCGCCGTCATCCGCATCTCGCGTTCACCGTTTATCGCCCGGCGCGCGCGCCGCGCTACGTACAGCGTCTCTATGAACTCGCCGCGCCGCTGTTTGGCGAGATCGTCGATCTGCCGGTGCCGCGCGCGAGTCTGCCCGACGATGAACTCAAGATCGATATCGGCAACCAGCTTTTCTGGCCGCGCTTCGCATCCATGCCGATGATCGATTTCTTCCTGTGGGCGCTGGGCGTCGCGCCGGAGAGTGTCGCGGGTGCCGACAAGCGCAATCGCTGGCTCGCGGACCTGGCGCTGCCGCCGCAGCAGCCGAACGCGCCCTACGCGCTGCTCTGTCCCGACGCGAGCACGCCGGTGCGCAGCATTCCGGCGTCGGTGCGCGCGCATATCGTCGCGCGGCTCGCGGATGAAACCGGGCTCGACGTCTACGGTTTCGGCGCCGTCGATCATCCGCGTTATCGCGATATCACGCCGCTTTCCACCGATACCGCCGATTTCCTCATGTGGATCAAACACGCGCGCTGCCTCGTGACGGCGGATACGGCGGCGCTGCACGTCGCGGCGGGCTTCGATATACCGACGACCGCCTTCTTCACGACGATTCCCGCGCCGCTTCGCGCACGCGATTACGCGAACTGCATCGCGGTCGATATGGACTTGCCGCACTTGCGCGGCATACATGCGAGCGCGCGGACGGCGGATCTGGATGCGCTGGAGCGCGCGTATCGCGCTTACGACTGGCGCGCGATGCCGCTTGCGCACGGCACGGCGCGCACCGTCTGA